The Mastacembelus armatus chromosome 4, fMasArm1.2, whole genome shotgun sequence genome segment AGTTGGTGATTCACTGGAGCCTCTGCGTAGAGTTTGGGCCTCACCAGTGTCCCGACGAGAGACCTGGGCTTCACTTGAACCACGGCGCTGAGGTGTTTCACTGGAACCTTTGCGTAGGGATTGTGTGTCAGCATCTTTGGGAGGAGGTTGAGTGTCACTGCATCTTCTCCGAGAGCCCTGAGTTTGAGGTTGGACCTCACTTGACACCTGGCGAGTTGGGCGGATCTGGGCTTCTCCTAATCCACGGCCAGAAGGCTGTGATACACTTGAGCCTCTCTGTGGTGCTTTAAGCTCTTTTGAGTTTCGCCGATTTGCAGAGGTTTGAGACTGAGAATGGGATTGGATTGATCTTGGACGAGTTTGGGCTTCAGTGGAGCCTAGAGTTGGGCCCTGAGGTTGTAATAGAAGTTTTTCCTCACTGGACTCCCCAGGAggtctttttactttttgtctCTCATTGTCTTCAACCTGAGACAGAGCTGGGGCTGTACATTTTACCTGTTGTTCAGAGAGCTGCATTGTGGATTGAGCCTTAAGCTGCAGTGCATTCTCTACTTGCCCCTGAGACTTTGTCTCGGGCTGCTGAACTTGAGTTTCACTAGATCCTCTATGAGGTGCAGCCTGAAGGTGAGATGGCTGTACCTGCTCTGCTGAGGACTTTCGGCCTCTCTGAGGTCTGACAGGAGCTACTGTCTTCACAGCTTCATTCTCTGTTACTTTTGTAACCATGTCTGCGGCCACAGTTTCTTTGATTGTTGCACACACAACCTCaccctctgctgcttttttctccTCTACAGTTTCCACAGCAATCTGCTTAGGTTCAACACTTTCTGTTTCTACACTTTTTGGGGATATCATGTCTTTTGTTCCTGAGTCACTCTGTGCAATACTTGCTTGAATCATAgtctctttattttctcctgttGCATCAAGTGGACTGGTACCCCCTTCATTCTGGCTTATGATGTCTGAAACAAAAGTTTGTTCAACTACACTCTCTGTGACAGCTGCCACAATCCcactttcactttgtcttgGAACTGATTCATTTTCTTCCCTGTCTTCCATTCTGTCACTGACCACAGTGTCTTCTCTCACTTGACTCGCTTCTGCAACTCTGGTTGGATTATTGTCCTGGCGTCTGTCtacctctgtctctgtctgctggTCCGCCCTCTGTGCTACTTCCGTTTCTGTCACCCGGTCTACGGTGTCcaccctctctgtctctgttcctcGATCTACACTGCTGGCCCTTGGTCTCTGTGGATGgtctgtcactgtctctccttctgtttctGTGACTTGGTTTACCCTTTCGGTCACTGGTGTCTCAGTCGTCTGATCCTGAGTAGTGATCCGCTCAGTTACTGTGCCCCGTTCCATGCTGTCAGCTCTGGGTCTTGGTGGGCTCACTGCAGCTActtcttcctccatctctgtcaCCTGCTCATGTGTGTCAACTTTAGTCTCTGTTCCCTGATCTATACTTCCAGTCCTTGGTTTGGGTATGCACACTTCAATACAAATTCTATCTGTATCTGTTCCTTGATCTACTGTACCAGGcaattctgtctctgtctctcggTTGGCAACATCtactctctctgtttctgtcccaGTGTCAATGCTCTCTCTTCTTGGCCTTTCATGTGCTTCTGTTGTCCAAACCTCCACTTTCATTCCCTCACTCAAATGAAATAATCTCTCCTCCTTTACCTTGTTCTCTGCTATTTGTTCATTCAAAAGTGTATTAGTTCTTTCCAGCTCTTGGCTAGCCTGAGTAAGTTTAGCCTCTAGTACCATTAGCTTCTCCTGCAGCATTGTTACATTGTCTGGGTCCTCAAGCTTTCCTCTTTTTGCCAAATGACCATCTTGAATACTGCTACCCTCTGCCTCTTTTACAGCCACCCTAACTGATGATAATTCCTGTCCTGTGATGTCCTGTGATTGCTTCTGCACTGCATACTCCAGTGGACTCTCTAATGTCTCTTTTTTCTTGCTTGATATTTCTGGcagatgtgtttctttctctgaTACTTGTGCTGACAACCCACCCACTTCTCCAGGTAGTGAGGaactgtctctgtctttttgtgaCACACCTTGTTTCTCTTTCCCTGTTACTGGCTTTATTGGTACACACTCTGATGTTTCTAAACCTCTAGCAGGTTGAGTCATGAGAGCTATGCTGAGTCCCTCTGATGGACTGTGTCCTGTTGGCTGAGTATGTGTTTCAGCTTTAGAACTTGGAGTTAGTGTAGAAGGTGAGGTGGAAACCTGTGCTTGGGCAAGGGCTTGGAGCTGAAGCAGTAactgctctctctcctctctcaagGAGCAGATCTGAGCTTTTAGTTCTGGGATGGTTTTCACTTGCTCTTCCAGCTCTCTGACCCGCTTCAGTGCTACTGTGATCTGCTGGTGAAGCCCTGCTCGATCCTGAGGAACACAACGTCTTTCCATTATTTCTGGTGAAGCACGGAAAATGTTCTCTGTTGAGCCATTCTCTGGTGTTCCCACAATACGATCTGGACTGCTTGAATCAGAACCTTTCCGCTGCTGTAAGGTGATTGGCATGCTTGATGCGCGGAGCAGGTTTGGCCGATTTTGAATCTCAACTGATTTCTCTTCAACGACCCGAGCCCCTGCGCCTACCTCATCCCTGGGTTTAGCTGAAACATAGCCAGCTCCTTGACTGGTTGtccctctgctgctctggctgGTAGTTCCAATTTCACTTGCTCTGAAATCGAAGGTCTGTTGGACTTCTGTCACCCGGGATTTAGGTTTGGGCCCCAAGGTGGATGTCCCAGGCCATGTAGTGTCTTTTTCCTTAGGGGCAGGCCTAGCTCCATGCCCAGGGAGGCTGAAATTTCTAGGGAGAGTGCTAAACTTGGGTGGGCCCTTGACCCTGCGCTGAATGTGGACCCTTTTGATGGTGTTGCCTTTTTCAATATCATCCACATACTTAAGGAAGTCCAGGTCCAGGTGGAAGCCATAGGGAGTCTCCACTGAGTAGGGCAGCTGCTTCCTCTGAACACCGCCCTCACTGACCTTGGCCTGTAAGCCGTTGGCTGTAAGGAATTAACATAAAGGAATTAacagaaataacaataatataaatagcgaaaattatacaaataaaattaattcaCGTCTAATTACCTGACAAATGAATGTTTCTTAAATTACAGATCATCATGACTATTATTATTCCTTTTCACTCACTTGCACAGACAGGCTGTACTGTGGTACACACATCGTGCCTCATGATGTAAATCCATATCACTTACTGGGAAATAATTATCATGCAGTGATTGCACCGAAGCAAACTAATCAGTATGCAAAATGGTACTCATGCTGTTTCACCTTATGAATACAGTATGAGATGGTGGGTAGTTATCACCTTAAGGAAGTCAAATATGGATGTCAAATATTGTATAAGGAACAAAAATTGGATTCTGTATGAGTAGATACTGCTCTTACAGTTGtaaaaaattcagaaaattttTACttctgagacaaaacaaaaacaacaggccTTGTTTATATAAAGGTTGGCGTTGTTTTAGTGACACTCACCACTTTTCTTGTCCATCATAGGAGATGGAATCCTCAGTCATCGACTTGTGTTTGCTACAGTTGGAGCTGACAgcctgaaaaaacagaaagctatGTGAGATGAGATGTGCATGTAGAACTGAGTTCTACATTCTCCTCTATCTATCCTAGAGGGGATGGACAGAATGGTGAAATcaactgaaagaaagaaaacagtgtcTGATCTTTGTGGATAAGGTACCATAAAATCTGCAGCTTGAAACATAAAAAGCTTTCTTTGCTGAGGTTACTTGTTCTCTAAATATTGTTACAGCTTCAATACAGGTCATATAACTGATAGAAGATTAAATGACCACTGTCTCCATATAACAAGTgaccacatacagtatgtgcctCTACATTCAATAAGTATCTTACATTAGCCTTGGCCTGCCTAGTAGAAAAATACTCTGACTTATATCAATTGTAATCCAACACATTTTCAACAGTTTTTAAGGTATACATGATGTCcatgcagtattttttattGTCCTTTCAACTATGTACAATGAAtatagcaaaacaaaatatttctcCAGGAACcacataaaataatacaatgtaTTTGTGTATACAAAAAGTACACAAAATGGACAAGTGCACTCAAGCAGTGGAGGCAGTAGATTAGACAACAACAAAAGTACAACAGGACGAAGCACATCGCATTTGTTATGACAAACAACTGCCTTAGAATTGtttcagcagagcagcagtgtgttATGAAGTGTGGGGTGTGGTGACGaaagaggagaggtaggacccaaatgcagaacacaaagtAGATTTTATTACACCTGGATCTTCCAGGGCTCaggaacaaaaaacaagaaagccACTGTCCAGGAGAAAAACTCGACAGGCGAAAAAATACAAACTCAGGCTAGAAACGAATGTCACATCCCTAGCTAATTAATGCTCCAACAAggaacaaagaaagacagatggTAAAAATAGACAGAGCCAAAGACTAAATAAACACAGGTGGAAGTAATAAGActaataaacataaagctacctcGAACTAACGTAGGACTGACAAAGGAAACcagacaccaaaataaaactccATGACACAGTGCTACATGTCCACATGATTATACCAAAGTGAGGTAAGGTTTTCAGTTATTAGGCTCATATGCGGCTTAAACCttaattgtaattaaaaaaaaaaatgccattaaTGGCTGTGCAGTCTCTGCTACTCTACTCAATATAAAACTGCATTATTAAGTTGTGCATGAGGGAAAGCAGTGTCATTGTGTACAGACCCACAGAAGGGAACATGTTTCATTTGATTCCAATTTGCCAAGAAACCAGAGCCACTTAGTTatctttaaaatgcaaaagagTATGTAAAGCTTCCTAATGAAATATCCAGTGCTAATAATAAAACCTAGGCAATTCACTCAGACCTGAATGAGCTGCACAATTCAAATCCATATTAAATGAACACTTAAGCCCTTACAGCCAAATATCAACTTTAAAGCTATTTAGCACACATTATTCACACAATTTCCATGCAAATTTGTGACACTTGAGAAATATTTGCAATGCAGGAGACATTGCATGCAGGAGCCTGAAGCTCTGGTTTAATAATTCCTGGAGTTCCAACATTAACATGTGAGGTCATTTCAGAGGTGTAAATTAGAGTTCATTAGTTTTAGTATATACCGTATATACCTTGGAACAAATACTACagatgtgtatgtatgtgtattttatcaTGCCCCAAGGGTACACAAAACTGCTGCTATTTGAACGCAAATAGTTCAAGCTAATTTTAAGGGTGTTTCCTCATTTGAAAgtcatttgaatttttattttgatacaaTTTTAAGCTTAAAGATAAAAGCCTCGTGGGAATACAGACATAGTGTTTTAAGAGGTAGATCATTATTTGAAATGGCTGCTTTGATATTAGAGGAATTACTGGCAAGATGCACCTCCACAGTTAATCTATATCCAAGTACtgatactgaaaaaatactgcaaaaatatTCTCAATACTGACAAACTGCTTGGCATTTTCTGTATAGCAGTTCATATGATTTTAAATTGACCTTGGACCAAATGATATTTCCAAAAGTCCACCACACGGTATTGCTTCTGACAGAACTACAACTCTAATTGATTTTAACAGTAAAATTGCATTACAACATCAATTGTAGCATATTTAGATATTTGTAACACTCAACTTATCTGATATAGGTAGTTTTGAGTAAGTGTATTGTCCAGACCAGAGGGTAATCTGTGTGTTGTGCAGTGCTGAGTGCAGACATATTGCTAAGCAAGCATTACATGACCTGGCAATGTCATCGATCAAAATGACAGCCAGTCCACTGGGGGACCTAAACAGGAACTGTGACAAGCTCAATTTGGTCCCTTGTCCTGTTTTCATAGATTGAGCCTTAATAATGAAAAGAATAGTTGACCTGGAGCAGAATTGTTGTCACTGTTagagatgaacacacacacacacacacacacacacacacacacacacacacacacacacacacacacacacacacgtacagagacagacagatcaaCTGAGTGACAGTCTCTGAACAGGATGTGACACTGTGTGACTGCTACCATAGCAACCATTCTTCAATCCACTACTTCTGCATGTCCCAGGAGTGAGAACAGGGATTCCTGACTCCTTCTGATGCCTAATGCGACTACAGTCGGCTTGCTGTCCTTAAGGCTTAAGTAGCCAATTCAGAGCACAAGAATGCTGCTCCTAATTGCTGAGTGAAGTACAGGCAGACCCCCACACCCACCCCCCGGCAATTATACACAGTAGTGGGCAAGGTACAATACCTACCTTAATGAGATCCTTACTGAGAGACAGAGGTAGAGTCAAAGACAATAGAGGAGGAacagtgagagaggaggaggagagaagaaggaatAGAGAGCGATAGGATGAAGTTTATGAGGAGAAATATgaagaataaaatattaaatgtgacagacagatgtgacAGGAAGGGCTAAGCAGGACCAAGGTGCCAAAAAATAATCAGTGACTTCACAAAATTGCAGGAATTTCTCTAGTAAGAAAGAGTCTATTTGACCTTCCCCACAGTGTAGTTGtaaagacttttaaaatttCCTGTTTTAATTAAAGTCACTCCCAGTGCTCAGAGATGGATCATGCTGCATTTGGTGAGCTTCAGCAGAGTAATATCAGTGATTAACAAAAATGGTAAACAGAATATCAATCTCTGGAAAGTCCGTTTATGCAGAGTCCTGGAGGACATGCAGCAATCTCTCAACACCAATCCAATAAGGGGTACAGCAGGGCGAGAGGCGACGACATTGGTAATGTGAGAACCGGAAGATTGGAGTAATGAGAGTACAGAAAATAAGCTCATACTGACAGCCAGGGGTTTTCATTTGTCATCGGCATAGAACCCTGAAACACAACAATGTAGTTGTTTTATGGGATGTTTTGGAACAAAAGTCAGGGAATTAACTCTTGTACCTGACGatgttttgaaaaatgtcaCTAAAACCCCTGATGGGGAAAAGCCATAACATAAGCCAAGTCcagaaatgtttgttaaatatttatcaaTTACAGCAGGTGTTGATCTCAAATAAGGTCCCATGGACTGTCATCCCTCACCCACTCAGGGATTCACACGTACAGTACACAtcagacaaatgcacacacagtcataaAATTACCGCTGACCCAACCTACCAAGAAGCGGGAAAAGCATTAATTGAATGTCACGGGTCATTATATTAGAGTGCCTGTGTACTGGAGATTGAATTAGTGTAATCCACTGACACAGAGCAGGCTCAGTTAGAAGACAGGCCAACAGGAAACAAGAATGGAGAGTGCAAGCAGGGGACAGGAGGTGGGCAAAGCAGGAGGTGGGAAAGAGAGTAGTTGAGAAAGTGCAGAAGAGACAAAGATGGGAGTGGCAGCTGTACTAACATATCTCATACATGCAGAGCAGCTTTCATAATGGTACACTCCacctaataaaaaaatatacacactatgtcccacccactgttttagAGATCATCTTGGCCAGGATTGCTAAACTGGGTAGGTCATCATCTGATATACAGTACTTTACCTGGGCCTAGCTATGAAAGCTGGCCCATGTTCTGACTCTCTCCCTGCTCCCTTACATTTGGCATCCATATGATATTGCTTTActatatgttgctcttcatttGAATAAATTCCACTTGTCTTATTCTAACTTTTGTGTGAACTCCCTCCTTGTTACATTGTCTGAGCCAAATTGTAACAATGCAATATGATCTCTCACCAGGTGCAGCTCCAAACATGAGTGTTTATCAGCTGTGAAAGCAATATTGAGAAACTCCAAGTTGTAGCAGAGAACAGATCAGCCAGATCAGCAACAATAACATACAATAAGTCCCAAGTACTTATCACAGCCCTGACACGGGACCAGCTATCTCTGTTTAACCTTGTACTACTCTGAGAATGAATTTGCTAACTCTGAGCCTGAGCTAGACACAAATTCAAGCAAGAGCACATGTGCAAACAATCACATGGATACAGATAAAGACATGTACATTCAAAGTACAGAACTACCACAGCACAGTCCCACAGGAGTTTCAACATATCAGCACAATGCAGTATCTATTGGGAGCAACACATCAACACAACGCACTAACTCAGATGTTTTATGCCCCAATTCTGAGTGCagcggttagcactgttaccttATAGCAAAAGAGTTCTGGGTTCaagcctgtccagggtgtaccccacctctcgccCAATGTCAGCAAACCCTCTACCCTCTACA includes the following:
- the kank4 gene encoding KN motif and ankyrin repeat domain-containing protein 4, giving the protein MMDKKSANGLQAKVSEGGVQRKQLPYSVETPYGFHLDLDFLKYVDDIEKGNTIKRVHIQRRVKGPPKFSTLPRNFSLPGHGARPAPKEKDTTWPGTSTLGPKPKSRVTEVQQTFDFRASEIGTTSQSSRGTTSQGAGYVSAKPRDEVGAGARVVEEKSVEIQNRPNLLRASSMPITLQQRKGSDSSSPDRIVGTPENGSTENIFRASPEIMERRCVPQDRAGLHQQITVALKRVRELEEQVKTIPELKAQICSLREEREQLLLQLQALAQAQVSTSPSTLTPSSKAETHTQPTGHSPSEGLSIALMTQPARGLETSECVPIKPVTGKEKQGVSQKDRDSSSLPGEVGGLSAQVSEKETHLPEISSKKKETLESPLEYAVQKQSQDITGQELSSVRVAVKEAEGSSIQDGHLAKRGKLEDPDNVTMLQEKLMVLEAKLTQASQELERTNTLLNEQIAENKVKEERLFHLSEGMKVEVWTTEAHERPRRESIDTGTETERVDVANRETETELPGTVDQGTDTDRICIEVCIPKPRTGSIDQGTETKVDTHEQVTEMEEEVAAVSPPRPRADSMERGTVTERITTQDQTTETPVTERVNQVTETEGETVTDHPQRPRASSVDRGTETERVDTVDRVTETEVAQRADQQTETEVDRRQDNNPTRVAEASQVREDTVVSDRMEDREENESVPRQSESGIVAAVTESVVEQTFVSDIISQNEGGTSPLDATGENKETMIQASIAQSDSGTKDMISPKSVETESVEPKQIAVETVEEKKAAEGEVVCATIKETVAADMVTKVTENEAVKTVAPVRPQRGRKSSAEQVQPSHLQAAPHRGSSETQVQQPETKSQGQVENALQLKAQSTMQLSEQQVKCTAPALSQVEDNERQKVKRPPGESSEEKLLLQPQGPTLGSTEAQTRPRSIQSHSQSQTSANRRNSKELKAPQRGSSVSQPSGRGLGEAQIRPTRQVSSEVQPQTQGSRRRCSDTQPPPKDADTQSLRKGSSETPQRRGSSEAQVSRRDTGEAQTLRRGSSESPTSPAALGQVVTRLTGLLGEQWAQLGSSSGTQQTASQQESPSTQKQVAGKRADAGKGATAKSGGKAVPAATTGKPAGKPAGKPGPSKMSSIQSQLVSSLSVLSAFYSPGQKAAAANKQQEQGLKSIMKKNGVADKQGNKGAKKNLKFVGVNGGYETTSSEESSGDEKSKVEAEEEEDSSEPEVEKEKEEEEPQSAKKPEETVKSQEKDAEVSAEGGDPMTKEKEVERDLLDLETTPELLEEQAEGEPVDKGFIEACLYVRDRMEEVSSPDKEMRQVLVVLYQEWFKVSSQKDSQADTVRQYLRQVGLTTPTLLPYVVNLTDGNGNMALHYSVSHSNFPVVKLLLDTGLCETDNVNKAGYTPVMLAALTAAESPDDLEVAQQLLRLGDVNARSRQAGQTALMLAVSHGRVAMVKLLLSCGADVNAQDREGSTALMCASEHGHTHIARLLLETGCCDTSLTDKNGQTALSVAERASYQDIVDLLTAHAETQGSEPLSTTDLL